Proteins encoded in a region of the Zea mays cultivar B73 chromosome 4, Zm-B73-REFERENCE-NAM-5.0, whole genome shotgun sequence genome:
- the LOC103653544 gene encoding protein MEI2-like 4 isoform X1, which translates to MPFQVMDPRHHLSQFTNTTVAASSFSEEQLRLPTERLVGFWKQESLHHIGSKSVASSPIEKPQPIGTKTMGRVDPQPYKPRGQKSAFSLEHKTFGQERHVNMPPSLWRADQDPYVQSDSSLFPDGRSTNPYEAYNENGLFSSSLSEIFDRKLGLRSNDVLLHQPLEKVEPTHVDDEPFELTEEIEAQIIGNILPDDDDLLSGVDVGYTAHASNGDDVDDDIFYTGGGMELETVENKKSTEPNSGANDGLGSLNGTMNGQHPYGEHPSRTLFVQNINSNVEDSELKVLFEHYGEISNLYTACKHRGFVMISYYDIRSSWNAMRALQNKPLRHRKLDIHYSIPKDNPSGKDINQGMLVVFNVDPSVTNNDIHKIFSDYGEIKEIRDAPQKGHHKVIEFYDVRAAEGAVRALNRSDLAGKKINLGTVGLSGVRRLTQHMSKESGQEEFGVCKLGSLSTNSPPLPSLGSSYMVAMTSSGRENGSIHGLHSGLLTSMSPFREASFPGLSSTIPQSLSSPIGIASATTHSNQAPLGELSHSLSRMNGHMNYGFQGLGALHPHSLPEVHDGANNGTPYNLNTMVPIGVNSNSRTAEAVDCRHLHKVGSSNLNGHSFDRVGEGAMGFSRSGSGPVHGHQLMWNNSNNLQRHPNSPVLWQNPGSFVNNVPSRSPAQMHGVPRAPSHMIENVLPMHHHHVGSAPAINPSLWDRRHGYAGELTEASSFHLGSVGSLGFPGSPQLHGLELNNIFSHTGGNRMDPTVSSAQISAPSPQQRGPMFHGRNPMVPLPSFDSPGERIRSMRNDSGANQSDNKRQYELDVDRIMRGVDSRTTLMIKNIPNKYTSKMLLAAIDESHKGTYDFIYLPIDFKNKCNVGYAFINMTNAQHIIPFYQTFNGKKWEKFNSEKVASLAYARIQGKTALIAHFQNSSLMNEDKRCRPILFHSDGPNAGDQCTVTSLLYNPYTLNP; encoded by the exons ATGCCATTTCAAGTCATGGATCCGAGGCACCACCTCTCCCAGTTCACCAATACAACCGTAGCTGCGTCCTCCTTCTCTGAGGAGCAGCTTCGCCTTCCCACAGAG AGGCTGGTGGGTTTTTGGAAGCAGGAGTCGTTGCATCACATTG GGAGCAAGTCAGTTGCATCTTCTCCAATTGAAAAGCCCCAACCCATTGGTACAAAAACAATGGGTCGGGTAGATCCACAACCATACAAGCCGAGAGGCCAGAAGTCTGCATTTAGCCTTGAACACAAAACTTTTGGTCAAGAGAGGCATGTTAACATGCCACCATCTCTGTGGAGAGCTGATCAAGACCCTTATGTTCAATCTGATTCATCTTTATTTCCCGATGGAAGGAGTACTAATCCATATGAGGCCTACAACGAGAATGGGCTTTTCTCAAGCTCCCTGTCAgaaatttttgacagaaaat TGGGACTGAGATCAAATGATGTGCTTCTACATCAACCACTTGAAAAGGTTGAACCAACTCATGTAGATGATGAGCCCTTTGAGTTAACAGAGGAAATCGAGGCTCAAATAATAGGAAACATACTTCCTGATGATGATGATCTACTATCAGGTGTTGATGTTGGGTACACAGCCCATGCTAGCAAtggtgatgatgttgatgatgatataTTTTACACTGGAGGTGGGATGGAACTGGAGACCGTTGAAAATAAAAAAAGTACAGAACCTAACAGTGGAGCTAATGATGGTCTTGGGTCGCTAAATGGCACAATGAATGGTCAACATCCATATGGGGAACACCCTTCAAGAACTCTTTTCGTCCAGAACATTAATAGCAATGTTGAGGATTCTGAATTAAAGGTCCTATTTGAG CATTATGGAGAAATCAGCAACCTTTACACTGCCTGCAAACATCGCGGTTTTGTAATGATATCTTACTATGACATAAGGTCATCATGGAATGCCATGAGGGCACTTCAAAACAAGCCACTAAGACATAGAAAACTTGACATACATTACTCCATTCCGAAG GATAATCCTTCGGGGAAGGATATTAACCAGGGGATGCTTGTTGTATTTAATGTTGACCCGTCTGTAACAAACAATGATATCCATAAGATATTTAGTGACTATGGTGAAATAAAAGAG ATTCGTGATGCACCGCAAAAGGGCCATCACAAAGTTATAGAATTTTACGATGTCAGAGCAGCTGAAGGTGCAGTTCGTGCTTTAAACAGGAGTGATCTTGCTGGCAAGAAAATAAATTTGGGGACTGTTGGTCTGAGTGGTGTTAGACG ATTAACACAGCACATGTCCAAAGAGTCGGGGCAAGAAGAATTTGGTGTATGCAAACTGGGCAGTCTAAGCACAAATAGCCCTCCATTGCCTTCATTGG GTTCATCTTATATGGTAGCCATGACATCTTCTGGCCGTGAAAATGGGAGTATTCATGGTTTGCATTCTGGACTGCTCACATCAATGAGCCCGTTCAGAGAGGCTTCTTTTCCGGGCCTATCATCTACCATACCACAGAGCCTGTCCTCTCCCATTGGAATTGCATCTGCTACAACTCATAGTAATCAGGCTCCCCTTGGTGAGCTCAGCCACTCACTTAGTCGGATGAATGGGCATATGAATTATGGTTTTCAAGGCTTGGGTGCTCTTCATCCCCATTCTCTTCCTGAAGTTCACGATGGAGCAAATAATGGCACCCCGTACAATCTAAACACCATGGTACCAATTGGTGTGAATAGCAACTCAAGAACAGCCGAAGCAGTTGACTGCAGACATCTTCATAAAGTGGGTTCTAGCAACCTCAATGGACATTCATTTGATCGTGTCGGTGAAGGAG CTATGGGATTTTCAAGAAGTGGAAGTGGTCCTGTCCATGGTCACCAGCTAATGTGGAATAATTCAAATAACTTACAACGTCATCCCAATTCCCCTGTGCTGTGGCAAAATCCAGGATCATTTGTAAATAATGTACCGTCTCGCTCCCCAGCACAAATGCATGGAGTTCCAAGAGCACCATCACACATGATTGAGAATGTCCTTCCAATGCATCATCATCATGTGGGCTCTGCGCCAGCAATCAATCCATCACTTTGGGACAGGCGGCATGGCTATGCAGGGGAATTGACAGAAGCATCAAGTTTTCATCTTGGCAGTGTTGGGAGCTTGGGATTTCCTGGTAGCCCTCAGCTTCATGGCCTGGAGCTAAATAACATATTTTCTCACACTGGTGGGAATCGCATGGATCCAACCGTGTCTTCGGCTCAGATCAGCGCACCATCTCCTCAACAGAGAGGTCCTATGTTCCATGGAAGGAATCCTATGGTTCCCCTTCCATCATTTGATTCACCTGGTGAGCGGATAAGAAGCATGAGAAATGACTCAGGTGCTAACCAGTCTGATAATAAACGGCAGTACGAGCTTGATGTTGACCGCATAATGCGAGGGGTAGACTCACGAACTACACTGATGATAAAGAATATCCCAAATAA GTATACCTCCAAGATGCTCTTGGCTGCTATTGATGAAAGTCATAAGGGCACTTATGACTTTATTTACTTGCCAATTGATTTTAAG AATAAATGTAATGTTGGCTATGCTTTCATCAACATGACCAATGCTCAGCATATCATTCCATTTTATCAG ACTTTTAATGGTAAAAAGTGGGAGAAGTTTAACAGTGAGAAGGTGGCATCACTTGCTTATGCTAGAATCCAAGGGAAAACAGCTCTGATTGCTCATTTCCAGAACTCTAGTTTGATGAATGAGGACAAACGTTGCCGCCCCATACTCTTCCACTCAGATGGTCCTAATGCAGGAGATCAG TGCACTGTGACGAGTCTTCTATATAATCCATATACCTTGAATCCTTGA
- the LOC103653544 gene encoding Protein MEI2-like 4 has protein sequence MPFQVMDPRHHLSQFTNTTVAASSFSEEQLRLPTERLVGFWKQESLHHIGSKSVASSPIEKPQPIGTKTMGRVDPQPYKPRGQKSAFSLEHKTFGQERHVNMPPSLWRADQDPYVQSDSSLFPDGRSTNPYEAYNENGLFSSSLSEIFDRKLGLRSNDVLLHQPLEKVEPTHVDDEPFELTEEIEAQIIGNILPDDDDLLSGVDVGYTAHASNGDDVDDDIFYTGGGMELETVENKKSTEPNSGANDGLGSLNGTMNGQHPYGEHPSRTLFVQNINSNVEDSELKVLFEHYGEISNLYTACKHRGFVMISYYDIRSSWNAMRALQNKPLRHRKLDIHYSIPKDNPSGKDINQGMLVVFNVDPSVTNNDIHKIFSDYGEIKEIRDAPQKGHHKVIEFYDVRAAEGAVRALNRSDLAGKKINLGTVGLSGVRRLTQHMSKESGQEEFGVCKLGSLSTNSPPLPSLGSSYMVAMTSSGRENGSIHGLHSGLLTSMSPFREASFPGLSSTIPQSLSSPIGIASATTHSNQAPLGELSHSLSRMNGHMNYGFQGLGALHPHSLPEVHDGANNGTPYNLNTMVPIGVNSNSRTAEAVDCRHLHKVGSSNLNGHSFDRVGEGAMGFSRSGSGPVHGHQLMWNNSNNLQRHPNSPVLWQNPGSFVNNVPSRSPAQMHGVPRAPSHMIENVLPMHHHHVGSAPAINPSLWDRRHGYAGELTEASSFHLGSVGSLGFPGSPQLHGLELNNIFSHTGGNRMDPTVSSAQISAPSPQQRGPMFHGRNPMVPLPSFDSPGERIRSMRNDSGANQSDNKRQYELDVDRIMRGVDSRTTLMIKNIPNKYTSKMLLAAIDESHKGTYDFIYLPIDFKNKCNVGYAFINMTNAQHIIPFYQTFNGKKWEKFNSEKVASLAYARIQGKTALIAHFQNSSLMNEDKRCRPILFHSDGPNAGDQEPFPMGTNIRARSGRSRTSSGEENHHDIQTVLTNGDTSSNGADTSGPTKDTE, from the exons ATGCCATTTCAAGTCATGGATCCGAGGCACCACCTCTCCCAGTTCACCAATACAACCGTAGCTGCGTCCTCCTTCTCTGAGGAGCAGCTTCGCCTTCCCACAGAG AGGCTGGTGGGTTTTTGGAAGCAGGAGTCGTTGCATCACATTG GGAGCAAGTCAGTTGCATCTTCTCCAATTGAAAAGCCCCAACCCATTGGTACAAAAACAATGGGTCGGGTAGATCCACAACCATACAAGCCGAGAGGCCAGAAGTCTGCATTTAGCCTTGAACACAAAACTTTTGGTCAAGAGAGGCATGTTAACATGCCACCATCTCTGTGGAGAGCTGATCAAGACCCTTATGTTCAATCTGATTCATCTTTATTTCCCGATGGAAGGAGTACTAATCCATATGAGGCCTACAACGAGAATGGGCTTTTCTCAAGCTCCCTGTCAgaaatttttgacagaaaat TGGGACTGAGATCAAATGATGTGCTTCTACATCAACCACTTGAAAAGGTTGAACCAACTCATGTAGATGATGAGCCCTTTGAGTTAACAGAGGAAATCGAGGCTCAAATAATAGGAAACATACTTCCTGATGATGATGATCTACTATCAGGTGTTGATGTTGGGTACACAGCCCATGCTAGCAAtggtgatgatgttgatgatgatataTTTTACACTGGAGGTGGGATGGAACTGGAGACCGTTGAAAATAAAAAAAGTACAGAACCTAACAGTGGAGCTAATGATGGTCTTGGGTCGCTAAATGGCACAATGAATGGTCAACATCCATATGGGGAACACCCTTCAAGAACTCTTTTCGTCCAGAACATTAATAGCAATGTTGAGGATTCTGAATTAAAGGTCCTATTTGAG CATTATGGAGAAATCAGCAACCTTTACACTGCCTGCAAACATCGCGGTTTTGTAATGATATCTTACTATGACATAAGGTCATCATGGAATGCCATGAGGGCACTTCAAAACAAGCCACTAAGACATAGAAAACTTGACATACATTACTCCATTCCGAAG GATAATCCTTCGGGGAAGGATATTAACCAGGGGATGCTTGTTGTATTTAATGTTGACCCGTCTGTAACAAACAATGATATCCATAAGATATTTAGTGACTATGGTGAAATAAAAGAG ATTCGTGATGCACCGCAAAAGGGCCATCACAAAGTTATAGAATTTTACGATGTCAGAGCAGCTGAAGGTGCAGTTCGTGCTTTAAACAGGAGTGATCTTGCTGGCAAGAAAATAAATTTGGGGACTGTTGGTCTGAGTGGTGTTAGACG ATTAACACAGCACATGTCCAAAGAGTCGGGGCAAGAAGAATTTGGTGTATGCAAACTGGGCAGTCTAAGCACAAATAGCCCTCCATTGCCTTCATTGG GTTCATCTTATATGGTAGCCATGACATCTTCTGGCCGTGAAAATGGGAGTATTCATGGTTTGCATTCTGGACTGCTCACATCAATGAGCCCGTTCAGAGAGGCTTCTTTTCCGGGCCTATCATCTACCATACCACAGAGCCTGTCCTCTCCCATTGGAATTGCATCTGCTACAACTCATAGTAATCAGGCTCCCCTTGGTGAGCTCAGCCACTCACTTAGTCGGATGAATGGGCATATGAATTATGGTTTTCAAGGCTTGGGTGCTCTTCATCCCCATTCTCTTCCTGAAGTTCACGATGGAGCAAATAATGGCACCCCGTACAATCTAAACACCATGGTACCAATTGGTGTGAATAGCAACTCAAGAACAGCCGAAGCAGTTGACTGCAGACATCTTCATAAAGTGGGTTCTAGCAACCTCAATGGACATTCATTTGATCGTGTCGGTGAAGGAG CTATGGGATTTTCAAGAAGTGGAAGTGGTCCTGTCCATGGTCACCAGCTAATGTGGAATAATTCAAATAACTTACAACGTCATCCCAATTCCCCTGTGCTGTGGCAAAATCCAGGATCATTTGTAAATAATGTACCGTCTCGCTCCCCAGCACAAATGCATGGAGTTCCAAGAGCACCATCACACATGATTGAGAATGTCCTTCCAATGCATCATCATCATGTGGGCTCTGCGCCAGCAATCAATCCATCACTTTGGGACAGGCGGCATGGCTATGCAGGGGAATTGACAGAAGCATCAAGTTTTCATCTTGGCAGTGTTGGGAGCTTGGGATTTCCTGGTAGCCCTCAGCTTCATGGCCTGGAGCTAAATAACATATTTTCTCACACTGGTGGGAATCGCATGGATCCAACCGTGTCTTCGGCTCAGATCAGCGCACCATCTCCTCAACAGAGAGGTCCTATGTTCCATGGAAGGAATCCTATGGTTCCCCTTCCATCATTTGATTCACCTGGTGAGCGGATAAGAAGCATGAGAAATGACTCAGGTGCTAACCAGTCTGATAATAAACGGCAGTACGAGCTTGATGTTGACCGCATAATGCGAGGGGTAGACTCACGAACTACACTGATGATAAAGAATATCCCAAATAA GTATACCTCCAAGATGCTCTTGGCTGCTATTGATGAAAGTCATAAGGGCACTTATGACTTTATTTACTTGCCAATTGATTTTAAG AATAAATGTAATGTTGGCTATGCTTTCATCAACATGACCAATGCTCAGCATATCATTCCATTTTATCAG ACTTTTAATGGTAAAAAGTGGGAGAAGTTTAACAGTGAGAAGGTGGCATCACTTGCTTATGCTAGAATCCAAGGGAAAACAGCTCTGATTGCTCATTTCCAGAACTCTAGTTTGATGAATGAGGACAAACGTTGCCGCCCCATACTCTTCCACTCAGATGGTCCTAATGCAGGAGATCAG